One Peribacillus simplex NBRC 15720 = DSM 1321 genomic region harbors:
- the recA gene encoding recombinase RecA — protein MSDRQAALDMALKQIEKQFGKGSIMKLGEQSDRRISTISSGSLALDVALGVGGYPRGRVIEIYGPESSGKTTVALHAIAEVQKTGGTAAFIDAEHALDPAYSEKLGVNIDELLLSQPDTGEQALEIAEALVRSGAVDIIVIDSVAALVPKAEIEGEMGDSHMGLQARMMSQALRKLSGAINKSNTIAIFINQVREKIGVMFGNPETTPGGRALKFYSTVRLEVRRAEQLKQGNEIVGNKTKIKVVKNKVAPPFRQAEVDIMYGQGISQEGEIIDMGADLDIVLKSGSWYSYNEERVGQGRENAKLFLKENQDIAKEISQKIRDHYNLDGEHELPPEENEPEEHFELLD, from the coding sequence GTGAGTGATCGTCAAGCGGCTTTAGATATGGCGTTAAAACAAATTGAAAAACAATTTGGTAAAGGTTCCATTATGAAACTTGGGGAACAGTCTGATCGTAGAATTTCAACGATTTCAAGCGGTTCTTTAGCATTGGACGTAGCATTGGGAGTGGGCGGATATCCAAGAGGCCGGGTCATTGAGATATATGGACCTGAAAGCTCCGGTAAAACGACTGTTGCATTACATGCTATTGCAGAAGTACAAAAGACTGGCGGCACGGCTGCATTCATTGATGCCGAACATGCCTTAGATCCAGCATATTCAGAAAAACTTGGTGTGAATATCGATGAGTTACTGCTTTCACAGCCTGATACGGGTGAACAAGCCTTAGAGATCGCTGAAGCGTTAGTTCGAAGTGGAGCGGTGGATATCATTGTCATTGACTCGGTGGCAGCACTTGTTCCTAAAGCTGAAATCGAAGGCGAAATGGGAGATTCCCATATGGGTCTTCAAGCCCGGATGATGTCTCAGGCACTAAGAAAACTGTCTGGTGCCATTAATAAATCAAATACCATTGCCATTTTCATTAACCAAGTCCGTGAAAAAATCGGTGTTATGTTTGGGAATCCTGAAACGACTCCGGGAGGCCGGGCATTGAAGTTCTATTCAACTGTTCGTCTGGAAGTGCGCCGTGCGGAACAACTAAAACAAGGAAATGAAATTGTCGGTAATAAAACCAAAATCAAAGTTGTAAAAAACAAGGTTGCTCCACCATTCCGTCAAGCGGAAGTTGACATTATGTATGGTCAAGGGATTTCCCAGGAAGGTGAAATCATCGATATGGGTGCAGATCTTGATATCGTCCTTAAAAGCGGCTCGTGGTATTCATACAATGAAGAGCGTGTCGGACAAGGCCGCGAAAATGCGAAGCTGTTCTTGAAAGAAAATCAGGATATCGCTAAGGAAATTTCTCAGAAAATCAGAGATCACTATAATCTCGATGGAGAGCATGAATTACCACCAGAAGAAAATGAACCAGAAGAGCATTTTGAATTGCTTGATTAA